Part of the Terriglobales bacterium genome is shown below.
ATGAACCCGGAGACGGCCGTCGAGGACGTGAAGTCGCTCGACCCGGGCGCCGCGGTGCTGTATGACGAGCCGCTGAACCTCTCGGCCATCCGCAACGACGTGGGCTTCTACTCGGTGCCGTTCGACAAGCTGACCGCCGCGGTATGCCCGGAAGCCAAGCTGCGCAAGCTGGTGAAGAACATGGTGTACGTGGGCGTGGCTGCGCAGCTCATCGGCATCGACATGGGCCAGGTGGAGAAGGCGGTCCGCAAGCAGTTCAAGAAGAAGCAGAAGGCCGCGGACCTGAACTTCGCCGCGGTGAAGGCGGGTTACGACTACGCCGCCTCGTCGCTCAAGAAGGCCGACCACTGCTACGTGGAGCCGATGAACGCGACGCAGGGCAAGATCATCATCGACGGCAACGCCGCCGCGGCGCTGGGCTCGATGTTCGCCGGCTGCACCGTCGTGACCTGGTATCCCATCACCCCGTCGTCCTCGCTGGTCGAGCAGATGATCGACTACATGAAGCACTACCGCATCGGCGCGGACGGCAAGGCGACGTTTGCCATCGTGCAGGCGGAAGACGAGCTCGCGGCCATCGGCATGGTGCTGGGCGCCGGCTGGTCGGGCGCGCGCTCCATGACCGCGACCTCCGGCCCGGGCATTTCGCTCATGGCCGAGTTCGCCGGCCTGGGCTACTACGCCGAAGTGCCGGGCGTGATCTGGAACATCCAGCGCACCGGCCCCTCGACCGGCTTGCCGACCCGCACCATGCAAGGCGACATCCTCTCGACCGCGGTGCTCTCGCACGGCGACACCAAGCACATCATGCTGATCCCGAACTCGGTCGCGGAGTGCTTCGACATGGCGTTCGACGCCTTCGAGCTCGCCGAGCACTTCCAGACGCCGGTGTTCGTGATGAGCGACCTCGACCTCGGCATGAACAACTGGATGAGCGACCCGTTCAAGTATCCCGACCGCCCCATCAAGCGCGGCAAGGTGCTGAGCAAGGCGGACCTGGAGAAGCTGGGCTCATTCGCGCGCTACAAGGACGTGGACGGCGACGGCATCGGCTATCGCACGCTGCCCGGCACCGAGCATCCGGCGGCTTCGTACTTCACGCGCGGCTCCGGCCACAACGAGAAGGCGCAGTACTCCGAGCGTCCCGACGACTACCAGAACAACATGGACCGGCTGGCGAAGAAGTTCGAGACCGCGCGCTCGCACGTCCCGAAGCCCGACGTCGACACCGGCAAGTCGAAGATCGGCATCATCGCCTACGGCACCTCGCACTGGGCGATCGTGGAGAGCCGCGACCAGCTCCGCAAGGAGTACAAGCTGGAGACCGACTACCTGCGCCTGAAGGCGTATCCGTTCACGCGGGAGGTGCACGACTTCGTGAAGAACCACGACCGCGTGTACCTGGTGGAACAGAATCGCGACGCGCAGATGCTCGACCTGCTCAAGCTCGACCTGAGCGTGGACCAACTGCACAAGCTGCGCTCCATCCGCCACTACAACGGCCTGCCGCTCGACGCGCGCAGCGTCACGGACGAACTCGTGACCCAGGAAGGGAAATAGACCATGGCCTCGACACCGACTTCGCAACCACCGGTCAAGACCAACCGCATCGGCCTCTCCGTGATGGAGTACAAGGGTGGCAAGACGACCCTGTGCGCGGGCTGCGGCCACAACGCCATCTCTGAACGCGTGATCGACGCGATGTACGAGATGGGAGTGCAGCCGGAGCGCGTGGCCAAGTTCTCGGGCATCGGCTGCTCGTCGAAGAGCCCCGCGTACTTCCTCAGCCGCTCGCACAGTTTCAACGCGGTGCACGGTCGCATGCCGTCGATCGCGACCGGCGCGCTGCTGGCCAACCGCACCCTGGTCGGCATCGGCGTCTCCGGCGACGGCGACTCCGCCTCCATCGGCATGGGGCAGTTCGTCCACCTGATGCGCCGCAATCTGCCGATGATCTACATCATCGAAGACAACGGCGTGTACGGCCTGACCAAGGGCCAGTTCTCCGCCACCGCGGACCTGGGCTCGAAGCTGAAGACCGGCGTGATCAACGACCTGCCCCCCATCGACACCTGCGCGATGGCCATCGAACTGGGCGCGACCATGGTGGGGCGCTCGTTCTCCGGCGACAAGAAGCAGGTGCTTACGCTGCTCAAGGCCGCCATCGCCCACAAGGGCACCGTGATGCTCGACATCATCTCGCCCTGCGTGACCTTCAACGACCACGAGGGCTCCACCAAGAGCTACAAGTACATGAAGGACCACGACGAGCCGCTGCACGACGTGAACTTCGTGCCGCAGTT
Proteins encoded:
- a CDS encoding 2-oxoacid:acceptor oxidoreductase subunit alpha codes for the protein MATDVVVQQQRQGPPPAKAVNDWSIQVATVNGSGSQSANMVLLRSIFQMGIPVSGKNLFPSNIAGLPTWFTIRANKDGYIARKKEVDFLIAMNPETAVEDVKSLDPGAAVLYDEPLNLSAIRNDVGFYSVPFDKLTAAVCPEAKLRKLVKNMVYVGVAAQLIGIDMGQVEKAVRKQFKKKQKAADLNFAAVKAGYDYAASSLKKADHCYVEPMNATQGKIIIDGNAAAALGSMFAGCTVVTWYPITPSSSLVEQMIDYMKHYRIGADGKATFAIVQAEDELAAIGMVLGAGWSGARSMTATSGPGISLMAEFAGLGYYAEVPGVIWNIQRTGPSTGLPTRTMQGDILSTAVLSHGDTKHIMLIPNSVAECFDMAFDAFELAEHFQTPVFVMSDLDLGMNNWMSDPFKYPDRPIKRGKVLSKADLEKLGSFARYKDVDGDGIGYRTLPGTEHPAASYFTRGSGHNEKAQYSERPDDYQNNMDRLAKKFETARSHVPKPDVDTGKSKIGIIAYGTSHWAIVESRDQLRKEYKLETDYLRLKAYPFTREVHDFVKNHDRVYLVEQNRDAQMLDLLKLDLSVDQLHKLRSIRHYNGLPLDARSVTDELVTQEGK
- a CDS encoding 2-oxoacid:ferredoxin oxidoreductase subunit beta, encoding MASTPTSQPPVKTNRIGLSVMEYKGGKTTLCAGCGHNAISERVIDAMYEMGVQPERVAKFSGIGCSSKSPAYFLSRSHSFNAVHGRMPSIATGALLANRTLVGIGVSGDGDSASIGMGQFVHLMRRNLPMIYIIEDNGVYGLTKGQFSATADLGSKLKTGVINDLPPIDTCAMAIELGATMVGRSFSGDKKQVLTLLKAAIAHKGTVMLDIISPCVTFNDHEGSTKSYKYMKDHDEPLHDVNFVPQFEDITVDYEPGSTTEVTMHDGSRLLLRKLEEDYDPTNRIEAVKRLMQAHDKGEVLTGLFYINTKAPSFLEMLHMTEKPLATLPESVTKPPKSVLDEVMESLK